The sequence agacgccaaccagccagacaaaccTGGCTGATTCCACCCGACACAAACCTCAAACCCCcaacaaaacccacaaaaaacaccaccaacaactAACCAACCCAATAAACCAACAAACCGTACACCATAGGCCGAAACCTcgcaaaagtttgaaaaattctCAGAACGAGAACGCTCTCAGCTCCACGCGCTcccctcacagagagagagagagaaagagaaagagagcttTGCAAGACCATATTTACCTCATAAACCCTGCTTTATCCCTCCAGTCTCATTTGTGGCCATAACAGCAACTGATCTTCATGTTATTTACTTTTGAGCATCTGTTTAATACAATGATACAAAGACGATAAACGCCTTTTTATGTGTTCAAAAATcttcacagaaaccacaaacacaaagaaaccacATAAAGTAGAAACTATGCTAAACTTCTTCCATTTTGGTTTGCAGCAGTAAAATATAACATCGGCAGAACTGTATGTGATAATGTCTGGCTTCAATTTTCACAGTTCCTCTTGTAAGAGCTAAAactaattatttattttttttgattgattttattgagCTCAGCTGGAATCACAGAATCTTCTTGAGTTAAATTGtccatttttgtgtgttgtgtttctaaAAGTGGGAACTGCAATAGTGCACACTCTTACCTCCACTTTCTATAATTGCTTTTCACATCGCTCTGCACCAAAGTCACCAAATGTGTTGTGATGTGACACCACATGCACCTCAACCACTAATCAGGAACCTTTTAGAATGTTTAAAGGTTCCTTTtccaagtttgaaaaaaaaagaatctgcacAGACCAAATATTACAAGGATATCCAAAGACACTAACAATTGCATTTGTGTACGATTAAGTAATAGATATGGCTGACATCATTTTCATGGGACTACCAGATTTGTACCACACACAGGTGGGATGATGTCTGTTGAGATGATGACTGTTCaggattcattcatttaaagctAAAGGCCTGATTGCAGAATCAGATCTTAATTGTATGAACATCTCGTTTATATTTCAAGTAATGTTGAGAAGATAATAAACCCTAAACCCATCATCTGAAAAAAAGTCAGAGTAGCATggtctccaaaataaaagtgatattTCAGAGGTTTCGATAAATTAAAATTGCTCTTACAATGTGTTTCCACTCACGAGTGTTTTAGATAAGAGCTCTGAGGTTCTTCAGAAATCTTATCTTGTGAGTCTCACATTTGCGGGTTTGCTGCTGAGACTCAGGCCCAGGTGATGTATACCAAAGTAcattaaacagcaaaaatattATTCATGCAAACTTGGCAGTTGAAATCACTTTATGTTGGCATGTTTTTTTGATAGATATTCtcctttatttaagaaaaaatacaTTCTTGACAGGTTTGTATAGGTTGATCAAGCATTACGTATCACTTAAAAAGTTACTGTATTTTATACACATGGAACAGATTAAGAATATGAACAGTATTAAGAAACAAAGTAATAAACTCTTAAACACAACAATGTACATAATCATTCACCCAAAGCTGAAACATGTTTAGCGATGATGCTTTACTCTTCTGTACACACATTCTTCGTTAATGGctcccatctgtctctttgGTCTGTCGGTCATACTCGTCCGTAAAGCAGCATAGTGGAGAACATCCTCATTTGTGTGGCCCTTGAAACAGAAAATAGGAAATACCTATATGATGCACAGCAATCaggatgtttttattaatatagaTAACAAGTACCTCTTCATTTGTGGTAGGATCATCTGAATATCTCAAGATActtcctgaaacaaaacaaaccgtcattgtgtcattgtgttttaCTTACTTTAAGTTCACAAAAACTTTTACCTCCACTGCGGCCGCTTTGGCTCTTGTAGATATTGCACAGTAAGACAGCCATGAAACTGGCCAGAATGGTGGTGAACGCCAACGCTTCACTCAGAATATACAGATTAAGATaaccatctgcagattcagagaGATTAGATGATGCATTGTCTTATATTTAATTTCTTAGATGAAACCGACTCACCCTCCGCTCCAGGTAGCTTTCGGGGTAGCTTTAGAAAGTGTCCACATGTTACAACAGCACAATCAACAGCCAAGTTGTTTGCTGGCAAACTGCAGAAacaagtgttgtttttccatgtgTAAAGAGCTCCTGGATCAGATTTTTCAGATGTTCTCAGCTGGTAAACACCGTGTTCTTGGTCAATGGCTCTGCCATGTGCAGTGCAGTTGAACCTAACAGCACCTTCTGACTGATTCAAGTGATATTCTGGTCTCTGGATAAAGACTGGGATGTTCAAACCTGAACCCTTTATGATGATTGTAATTCCATCTTTGAATTCACGTTTTTCTGAAAAGCTACTAGCGCAGTAGTACGTTCCTGTATCAGAGTGCTGTAAATTGGCAATCATCAAgtgattttgttctttctttgcaTTCAGTGCAAAACGTGAATTGTTTTACAAATTCATCATAAAACTTTGCACTTTCATCAAAGGTATAGAAGCTCGACACAAGCCTTGGAAAGTCTCCCATTATTTCTTTATACCAATAATACTTTGCTACAAAATCAGATCTGATGAAACATTCCAAAGTTACACTTTCACCAATAGCTGCTGTAAAGTTTTTGTCTTTATCAACCATCAGAACAGTCATCTCACctgaaaaaacagaacaaacaaagctatgaattattttgagggttgtttgtttctttccatattaaaaatataaatgagaGTGCTCCAGTGCTAAGAGTCACCATATTAGATAGATAATACAAGAATAATAAATCACTCACCCATCTTCCCAGCAATCACACATACCAGATAGAAAACAAACGTAAATACcattgtgttgctgtgctgaaTGAAACtaattttgtcctttcctccacTCAAGCCTGAGTTTACTGACTGGCTGTGATTAGCCGACCCGGTTTCTTTGTATGTCTTATTAAGGAAACAAGGGTATGAGTTTTTCTGAGACCTTGTGACGTGTTGATTTTTTTAGACGCACTCGTGGAAAAGTACATGAAAAAACATACGAGGGCTTTCTGTTTGAATCCAAGAATGACACATCTGGGTTTGCACTGATCCTTGCAACTTAAACAGTCAATTTTTAGTAACAGTTTGGGAAAACATAATGCATCTGTATCAGGACTGGATGGTCAGGAGCCATTTCACAGGCAATAATTAGCAAAAATCACAGATCATAAACTCACAAAACATAATTCTAATGATCCTTTTACTTCTCAACTTCATATATTTCCCAGGCTTGTCCAGTAGAGCAATGCAAAGAGAGTAAAAATCATGTGTACATCAGAATATATTAATGCAAGTTTGTTATGATATGATTAGCTGGGTAATTAAAGTCACTGTCAAGTCACGAGAGCATTGTGATTCAGAAAACTAAAAGCCATATTTTAAAAACCCTTCAGCAGTGAAAGTATCTTTgttctaaaaaagaaataataaatcctGCAAGCAAAGCAATAACTGAGTCCTGTCACCATCTGTTCTGCCATAAGCAGGACAATGCTGCCACTCCCGTCACTCTCTCCACAGCCTCATGCCTGACTTTCCAGCACTCATTCCTGGACTCATTTCCTTTTACTGACCCTTACTGTTCCATGTTACAACCAGTCTAGGAGCTCTGAGCCTAACACAAACCCCCAGCTTCCTCAAGGTCTAAGTGACCAATGACACAAAGTTAATCAAACGTTAACATGGGTGATCATTTATACCAAGGATCATTCCAAAAATCAAAATTCAGAAGGTTTTATCAGCACAAATATCCTCAGAGTGATTTTTAGCCAAAATAACAATCAGAATCAGTCTAACTgaaaagaaacaaccaaaatgttCCCTAACAGGCAATAACCAAAATACATTCCTTAACCTACCTAActtcaaaaacaggagaaaacaatataaaaaatgtgGCCGTGCACTTTTACACATCACAGTGATTCAAAACACATCCGAGGCCCACTGGATTATTGAGGAAGTTGAGGAGCTTGCAGGTGGCAGCAATCTTCTGCTTTAAATTTAGTCCCTCCTGGACAATCCACCAATTGGCAGATACTTGATCTTCGGATGACCAATCCAGCATCTGGCACAGCACACATCCATTTGCATAACTTAACATCTGTCCCAGCCCTGGccactgtctgctgcctgcctggtGATTTTTCATTATTGAAGTTTACTTCTGCAATTTGCTATGGGCCTACCTGCCATTCATCCTGGTGAACAAACATAGGACCTTAGATGGGTGATCCAAAATGAGGTTCAATATGAGGATTTTTAGCTGATAGCCATTGGATATAAAAGTGATgtcaaaaagatgaaaatacTAAAGATGATTACAAGCCCATCAAGGACCATGGAGGCTTTAttggaaggaagtggaaggggTTTCATCAAATGGGCACAACATAAAGCAGCAATTTgtaggccatcgaatatgcggctgagaATGGCAAtcaagcagctgcaagacattttaatgtcctgtgggaacaaagcaaggtggcccgagctggaaaaCCGAGTGAAACAGTTGGTCGTTCACCGttgttctcggctgccacggaaacggacagagcgctggatgacggtaggcgaacactccttcacaaagactatgaggcagcggcggcaagttatgccaccatatgcgggtggattgtagacacatgggctatgataccatcttcatgtattggaagagctttcacaaaatcaatgctgaagcggaaccggtcggtgaatctgattcagatgatgaagaagaggaattcgggatgttggacattgaaatagtgcagctgtttaattcagatacagaagatgaaaactttgatggttttgtggcagaagaatgaatattttgttcaataaatgtgatgaaactCAGcattttacttccgttgtcattttttactgtatgttttagcatgcgtctaataatacggtgcgccttatgtatgttttaaaaacagataTAGTACCTgcaactgagactgcgccttttattacagtgaaaatacggtagttcaaaagtgccataatcataatcttttcaaagattatgattatgccATAACCataatatttgtaaagattattctttatgattatggcactttctgatcagtaatcacaacatgatgaaagtggcacaacacaaggTGAGACACACCTGAGGTGAACTGACACAGGGGTGGCACGGTTATGTAggggctaaaatggctgccacaaagcaagaaggttcctgcagtcaggggttttttttgtgcagagtttgcctgttctccccgtgtccatgtgcattgacattagaagtgaatgagggcatgaacagttgtttgtctttgtgagttagaagtgggataagcggccacctgtcccctaaaagggataaagaagtcgaagactgatagagggatggacaaaaatcccttggccagttttttcacaattctaataaaactgttgaaggtcttttgttgcaaaataaaattttaattgattatatcttaacaatggcagctgtgactgcttttcatcatgctgaatgctgatgcaccaattaggaagctaaccaaggtctgcagattcaaaaagcagcagacagatgtcaaggtttcagttgttGTATTGGAATCTTGAGCAGGtagtaatttttaattaaatcaacaattaatatttgtattgtgttcaattttgttaTCTGTTTTGTTAGTCTTTATGCCCCAAGTTTTACAAAAAAGAGGTCAACAAAGATAGCTAAACGTTTTCTAAACTGCTGGCAAATTGgatcccaaataagcaaaaatcgTTCCTGGGAAAAATTGTTCCGGGGAGAGAAACCACGGTGGCCACAGCAGGAGTACGCCAACCCTTTGGATAATACTGCCCCTGCCTTAGCATTTCTATGTATCCAAGAcatagcctgctgctgtttacatggtcatgatcacataatggagcatttgtctcatccagtgggtgttttggtcaacttAATAGTCCGATAGATATCAATGCTTGTGAAAACGATTGTTGCAGCTTTAGACTTCACAAATTAaggactgcaacagcacgaaacaagctttgtcttcataaaatgaatataaatatatggaggtaatctatcatttgtcgacatggccagaaaaaacaactttattaggaaaactttgtttcatcgagattgataaatgatacaattgaaaatgtagaaaccggTATGAGTAAATTCAAAATACTTAATTAGGTCCTGTGTTAAgctgcaatgacaacaagacatctacagcctcacagcagagtacacacattcattctgtctgttctgcattgatctgttgggctggttgttcctcaaagctgcataatggaggttgttttcctcttggtagcCCTGGAGATATGTGATAAAGGGTAAGTTAGTGTATGTAAATAaggattatttatacatataaccttttttttaaaaaaaatcaaaattgtctccacctctgcatttgcTCTGGATGAAGCTTGGACTCTTGAttgagagtctgttttaaaacacaggaagagatttttttaaagtaattttcccagtttacctttaagaatcttcaaaatatattacatcagttacccagagagtgatgactgtttttcctctttgtcataaaaactgaaatggataataaaacaaccacaatgatggtaaatatccaggccgcactgaggaaatacaccaaaacaagatggtttccttcatctgtaacgagatgcatcagaaattgtgatatccgctgccgtttcagacaatcatttaagtatttcaacaaatttgtcctctctcttatattaagctagttatgatgtcattactgtgtaattcagggagacaatagacaaccagtcacaaattatttataaataaaagtaaCAATATAGAAACAGAACCTATACTGACATAAAACGtaatgagttaaagtgatactttgACCAAAAATATTATGTTTTTAAAGGACTGTCACGGTGTCCATGTACAATTCAAACCAGGCTTTAAATGTTAcaatttctcctcattttagaTACTGAAAGCTTTGTGTAAACAGAGAATTGGGGGTTATTTAGGCCATATCTGTTTGAACTGGTAAATTTTTCGATAAAACACTATATATAAACCAACTGAACAGAGCTAATTAGGATAACCTTTTTATggacaattaaataaattactggatgctggcttaatatttttaaaactagataatatgtaaattatttctacaatatacagaaaataatctgcacaaaattagagcactcacccccacacaccagcttggttccatttccaaacagaatgtgtccacatgctgcaacagcacaatagtaggtcccagtctgagaagtgttcaggttcttcatggagaagctgtagaaacaggtgttggtttccctctcacactgcttattcctgcctgtatggctgtacatgagtcccagttgagatggtccagagtttctgaaccagtaaacagtgtgatccccatcacaagtccacccagtatgtactgtacaattcagcgtcacagaaccttctgcttggatagactgagatgctgactgatctatggtcaaccctgaaccctctacaatgacattatgaccttctgtaaagtcaaatacatttaaataccgatttacacagtaataggtggctgagtctgataacaccaaatctgttattgtcagattagttccattgttaccaggatgtagttggaaacgtggattggttttgaagtcattaGCACATCTACAATATTTACTTGATATCCAGTACACACAGATCAGAATCGGCCtctctcccagagtttctttaaaccaagagatcctgctagaaaaatcatctctgtgaagacacggcaaagtcaggttctgtccaggtttgaccaagatataattggtcttccaattcaaagctggagaaaattccattgtagctgtctgagctaaaaaaaaatacaattagaaatgaacaccgtttaatgtttaaatctagaattttgcaaatgatgccataaataaacaaaatacaaacaaaaaagaaatcctcaccaaatttctccaaacatatcagccagaagatcaactttgcagatgtcatcttgctccaagttttgggctgagtgaagagaagactggtccttttaaactgataaatgctgcacttgtatctgattgggcagctggagatgactcgagggtgtgagatacaggaaacacgatcacttgtaatgtcagatttgcttgataaaattgatgttggagaaatcaaagggagatttaaaggttaaaaaaacccacaagaaaaaactttggattACCTGAAGAATAGGATTTTGCatcatatataaatagaattcaatttgagttgagtcataatgtgcatcatttctaaccaatcaacaacaaccaaccaaccaaccaaccaaccaaccagcaatcattctttttttattttttccatgttgcagtaatgcatccagtaaatgctcactaattattaagacagacagcttttggaaaatgatgcagcaacaaggggtagcatgggctcaaacaagattgttcacgtaagagggagcagattcaggtattagtctgtcggtcagcatgaattacatgatcttaatgtgggcaggTACAGTAGACCTCTATCAGCAGTGAGGTGGCATGGGCCTGCTTTCGTTAGACTATCTGaattggtggaaatatgggagatcaccatgacttgtatcagcatttgtaggtttaatggcctggcttttctgaggttggatacagcaaagtgacgggatgacagggagactgatgctacatgtggtggccctgcatccatgcggatatgtctgagagacatggtgAGATCTAGTCTGAGCCGGAGGGTTAGTCCGGGGAAAATGAGACGCAGAACTGGGTGCCATGTGGAAATCACTGGTATAAAACACCATGGGAGACCATGGGATGATTTGCCTGAGCAATGTTGCGTAtatggcaaagagcagcagccccggcaccgatccttgggtgaccccagtggagaactagtgatgagccaaaagttgatcatgccacgacaccctgaatgaatgcccagataggtacaggaaagtcagagcaaCACCGCATTGGTGGCCCTGGCCCATAGACAGTGGccctgaggagaagacagcaagagaagctggaggaggaactgatgaagatgTAAGCACTCTCTGTTGCACATGGATAGAATCAACACGGAGTATATCAGAGGAActggaatattgtgtttttgtaagCCTATAAAATCATGAATTAGTCCACTTATTAACCTatatattaaacaaaatgtatgtactcaagtgaatgtgtcattataatctaaaatataatctaatctaaaaatgtttgcatcCAGACAATTCGATGGATACATGTGCTtaatacaaacagaaataacactaTTGACAAGAAGATGTGTTGATGTGACTGCAATGGGgatcacattaacattacagCAATGTCATTTTCCTTATACTAGTTGTCTTTGAATGCCAAGGTCAAGAGAGTGAAGCGATGTAgtttgactgctgtgtgttaagacacagcaaagacttcctgtttgaaaccaccaagacagaaggggaaaagtCAAGCCCACCATGCAAGTATGTACAAGTATTGCCATCATAGCTGcagcacaattaaaaaaaaaaaaaaaagattctgactgtgttacaaaaaacacatttggacattttagacAATAAAGGGCTGCAACTTTATTTGAATCTTATTTTAGAAGAAGATTGACTGCAGGACAAAATATATAAGtacaggattatttttaaacatgtcaaaaCTTTAAGTGTTTTGCATCATAGTCTAAAAACATGGCTGTACGTATGGTAACGTATGAATGGTATGGTATATTACTTGATATTTCTTTACATGATGTGTACTGTATAtaattatgtaatgttttattccaagaagaagaagaagaaagaaaagaaatatgattgcaaatgcaaaaacagacagcaaacaggtcGAGCAGTAACTgatgttgtggttttgtttctacTGCACAGCGTCACATGTGGGGGTGTGTAAGCTAACACCTAGGGTGTCTACATAAGTTCTCATCATACCCTGTGTGTCTTATTCAGATAGACAAGTTCTAAAATTTATATGCCACACTAAGTTAACAGCTGCACATTCTGGATTATTTACACTCTTTTTCAACTTTAaggatatttttttgtaaaataagaaACGTTCAACAGCTGCAAGTGCTTGTTGGAAAAGTCACCACCAATCTCTTTGGTTTTCgtgacatttagctccagtcagttgttgcaccaatcaaaaacctggggaaataaagccctggagatacagcctgtggcagatactgactgttggaggacaagacaatcaagtgtgtgttggttatttcctcctttattgtaccaaggatcctgatcatcctgaacaatgtagaatgtacacaatgaatcaaatatctataaatcaaccacagaagagcctttttctcttttgtgagttttctgaaacTACAGGATATCTAAAATTGTgtgaaaatggtcatttttctattctactgctttacactgaagtaaacacattcagtccaggtatgttctctgttcatcttcttcttccacaaaacagaaccatctgcatctggacgatcctgtaaatgacaataatgaactcagtgccttttgaatatttaatgaatgaCTTTATTCTGACTAATAGAAAATACATTTGGTTTGGACAGAGGTGAGTCTTACATGcgattttgaaaaataaaatggaatgttagaaatgtaaaattactctctaaaataagcccagaagtgtaattaatcacacctttataattgcagctgtgactgttcATCATGCACACCGAGAAAGCCAGATACTCTACCAGAAAGGTGCTGAATGATGAtgcaccacacaggaagtaaactGAGAACTGAGAGTGTTTATCATTTGTagatgaacacagcagcagacagaggtcaaggtttcagttccatggtgaagaagaacaggcAGTAGAGCTTGAACAAGTACAGGTAGCGATTTACTCCAACCACCAGTTCCGTTGAATACGTTTTTCTCAAGTACCCAGGCTCTGAAACCAATGAGTTGAGGTGGAATGgccttttattttaagtttaagCCAATTAAAGAATTGTTTTTGAGGTTCATaatgttgagaattgtctttatcttgttatgtgtttcaccatatgtttctgtcttctcttagaagttaggcaaggtagactcattggtaaatgtaataaaaacagagacattccatttgcaggattgttgtttgttctattgttatctcaggagccagtcaggcaggaggtgtcaaacactcattgtaaatgcgacatcaggggggttgatgatgatcacatttgcatgaagaatgggatctggccacctgggaaaacaatggaagagaagaactctaccaacaccaagtgggactggaggaagaggacggggacatctcagcgggggatctggattggattgcatggacattgtgaatttgcatgtgtgtgactataaaggactgggccaagggatagttaggttgtcagacttcgtgccctgacaattaactctgttgttgctagggttatgaactggcccggagctctgtaatatttgtatctggaattgattctattgttaaatacattttgaaattggtactttacttctcgaagtcttcattcaacgaacacgcggatcggcagctacatacaggaggtatcgcgatccaacaataATCTAAATCCAAGTTATCATTGTCAAATTCCTAGTTTGGCTACAATATTTCCACACAAAGCTTTTGTTCAGGTATTTGCAACTCAGAAATAAAACTTATCATAAATTGCACCTTTTCGCTGAGGAGTCACCTCTCTACAGTCACTGTGAACATGTCACACTGCTTTGAAACATGTAATGTAAAGAACAAAGACTTTTGTGCTAGGAGCCAGATTTGCCAAAAACCAGACCTGGTAAAACTAGTGGCTTGCCatgctcatttcttttttcatttttgtgacTTTGTTGACTTTTATTATTTGAGAGATGAGAACCATTTTGTTGTGGCTCGGgtttctcgcctcctccccccacctgcaggatcgGCAGGCAGAGGGGCCGAACTCTGatgagcgctgagcctctggcgcacctgcagcgcATTACCTTAATTCAGCggctac is a genomic window of Takifugu flavidus isolate HTHZ2018 unplaced genomic scaffold, ASM371156v2 ctg353, whole genome shotgun sequence containing:
- the LOC130520357 gene encoding uncharacterized protein LOC130520357, with the translated sequence MEFSPALNWKTNYILVKPGQNLTLPCLHRDDFSSRISWFKETLGERPILICVYWISSKYCRCANDFKTNPRFQLHPGNNGTNLTITDLVLSDSATYYCVNRYLNVFDFTEGHNVIVEGSGLTIDQSASQSIQAEGSVTLNCTVHTGWTCDGDHTVYWFRNSGPSQLGLMYSHTGRNKQCERETNTCFYSFSMKNLNTSQTGTYYCAVAACGHILFGNGTKLVCGDEGNHLVLVYFLSAAWIFTIIVVVLLSISVFMTKRKNSHHSLDSQSRVQASSRANAEGYQEENNLHYAALRNNQPNRSMQNRQNECVYSAVRL